From one Amycolatopsis sp. FDAARGOS 1241 genomic stretch:
- a CDS encoding FadR/GntR family transcriptional regulator — translation MTMVEHALRALLDEGAADGTLGPGAKLPTERDLVQRLAAPRSAVRRALDSLERDGLVVRHVGRGTFLTDVAAQRVEPAPADTSPAEIMQVRQLLEPQIATLAARVATQADLDRIGLALSAGGAAHDFEGFERADAGLHRAIAVAAHNGLLMNMFDVMNTARSLPVWGSLKRRTSTPELRTCYHGEHTLIVEALCDRDPVKAGDHMRRHLQHVADTLLGRD, via the coding sequence ATGACGATGGTGGAACACGCCCTGCGCGCGCTGCTCGACGAAGGCGCGGCCGACGGCACGCTCGGCCCCGGCGCCAAGCTGCCGACCGAGCGCGACCTCGTGCAGCGGCTCGCCGCGCCCCGCAGCGCGGTCCGCCGCGCGCTGGACTCGCTCGAACGCGACGGGCTCGTGGTGCGCCACGTCGGGCGCGGCACGTTCCTCACCGACGTCGCGGCGCAGCGCGTGGAACCCGCACCCGCCGACACGAGCCCGGCCGAGATCATGCAGGTGCGCCAGCTGCTCGAACCGCAGATCGCGACACTCGCCGCGCGAGTGGCGACACAGGCCGACCTCGATCGCATCGGCCTCGCGCTGAGCGCCGGCGGCGCCGCGCACGACTTCGAGGGCTTCGAACGCGCCGACGCGGGGCTGCACCGCGCCATCGCCGTGGCGGCCCACAACGGGTTGCTGATGAACATGTTCGACGTCATGAACACCGCGCGCTCGCTGCCGGTGTGGGGCAGCCTCAAGCGCCGCACGTCCACCCCCGAACTGCGCACCTGCTACCACGGCGAGCACACGCTGATCGTCGAAGCCCTGTGCGACCGCGACCCCGTGAAGGCCGGCGACCACATGCGCCGCCACCTCCAGCACGTCGCCGACACGCTGCTCGGCCGCGACTGA
- a CDS encoding TetR/AcrR family transcriptional regulator, producing MPDRTDAEHNHTRILETAAAALAEDGDVSLNSIAKRAGVGPGTLYRHFPAREALVLAVGAVADRWGCEVRWWRGERIVTVEDNYDNLGYGTGDITRDSRYTRYVDDHRMLRSHTSALIPAALRALATDPAGDVLLACPGIVHRRDRTGCTPALPTSSTCGASPAGSG from the coding sequence ATGCCCGACCGCACCGACGCGGAGCACAACCACACGCGCATCCTCGAGACCGCCGCGGCCGCGCTGGCCGAGGACGGCGACGTGTCGCTGAACTCGATCGCGAAGCGAGCCGGCGTCGGTCCGGGCACGCTCTACCGGCACTTCCCCGCCCGGGAAGCGCTCGTGCTCGCCGTCGGGGCGGTGGCGGACCGGTGGGGGTGTGAGGTCCGGTGGTGGCGCGGTGAGCGGATCGTCACCGTCGAGGACAACTACGACAACCTGGGCTACGGCACCGGCGACATCACGCGCGACAGCCGTTACACCCGCTACGTCGACGACCACCGGATGCTGCGCAGCCACACCTCCGCCCTGATCCCCGCCGCACTCCGCGCGCTGGCCACCGACCCGGCCGGCGACGTGCTCCTCGCCTGCCCGGGGATCGTCCACCGCCGCGACAGGACCGGGTGCACACCGGCACTCCCCACCAGCTCGACGTGTGGCGCGTCACCCGCGGGAAGCGGATGA
- a CDS encoding phenylacetaldoxime dehydratase family protein codes for MPQGQTDRLEPTGEPVAETDPASGVITVRPPGNLCLIRSGQEWTETEGDERALYLGDVEPVLRAGMDFLRDDGLAVGCYANRYVRVTDETGAETDKSFGLSGWHSPADLEAWAESHPTHVAIFRAAMKYLSTLGPAANLRLYHEVTVIDAGRQEFRYLGCHDRTGLLRAV; via the coding sequence TTGCCGCAGGGGCAGACCGACCGCCTCGAACCCACCGGCGAACCGGTCGCCGAGACGGACCCGGCGAGCGGCGTCATCACGGTGCGGCCGCCGGGCAACCTGTGCCTCATCCGCTCGGGCCAGGAGTGGACGGAAACCGAGGGCGACGAACGCGCCCTGTACCTCGGCGACGTCGAGCCCGTGCTGCGCGCCGGCATGGACTTCCTGCGCGATGACGGCCTCGCCGTCGGCTGCTACGCCAACCGGTACGTGCGCGTCACCGACGAAACCGGCGCCGAAACGGACAAGAGCTTCGGCCTGAGCGGGTGGCACAGCCCCGCCGATCTCGAAGCGTGGGCCGAATCGCACCCGACGCACGTCGCCATCTTCCGGGCAGCGATGAAGTATCTGTCCACACTGGGCCCGGCCGCGAATTTGCGGCTCTACCACGAGGTCACGGTGATCGACGCCGGCCGGCAGGAGTTCCGCTACCTCGGCTGCCACGACCGGACGGGCCTGCTGCGCGCGGTGTGA
- a CDS encoding catalase has product MTHPRPEPTTTDAGIPVESDEHSLTVGPDGPILLQDHYLIEQMAQFNRERVPERQPHAKGSGAFGRFEVTGDVSRYTKAAVFQPGAKTEMVARFSTVAGERGSPDTWRDPRGFALKFYTTEGVYDMVGNNTPVFFVKDPLKFQHFIRSQKRRADNNLRDHDMQWDFWTLSPESAHQVTWLMGDRGIPRTWRHMNGYSSHTYLWVNAAGERFWVKYHFKTDQGIEFFTQHEADQMASADTDYHTRDLFEAIERGDFPSWTLHVQVMPFDEAENYRFNPFDLTKVWPHGDYPLIEVGRMTLDRNPTDHHAEIEQAAFEPNNMVPGIGPSPDRMLLGRLFAYADAHRYRIGPNYKQLPVNASHSPVHSYSKDGSMRYTKVSDPVYAPNSKGGPRADTDRYGTPAGWHTAGDMVRSAYVDHEQDDDWGQPGTMVREVLDDEARERLVDNIVGHLLNGVSEPVLQRAFEYWRNVDKDLGDRVESGVRAKAGEKDPKAGEQGNPARRDMQRKA; this is encoded by the coding sequence ATGACGCACCCGCGGCCCGAGCCGACGACGACCGACGCCGGCATCCCGGTGGAAAGCGACGAGCACTCGCTCACCGTCGGCCCGGACGGTCCGATCCTGCTGCAGGACCACTACCTCATCGAGCAGATGGCGCAGTTCAACCGGGAACGCGTGCCGGAGCGCCAGCCGCACGCGAAGGGCAGCGGCGCGTTCGGCCGGTTCGAGGTGACCGGCGACGTCAGCCGGTACACGAAGGCCGCGGTGTTCCAGCCTGGCGCGAAAACCGAGATGGTGGCGCGGTTCTCGACCGTGGCCGGTGAGCGCGGCAGCCCCGACACGTGGCGGGATCCGCGCGGGTTCGCGCTGAAGTTCTACACCACCGAAGGCGTGTACGACATGGTCGGCAACAACACGCCGGTGTTCTTCGTGAAAGACCCGTTGAAATTCCAGCACTTCATCCGGTCGCAGAAACGCCGGGCGGACAACAACCTGCGCGACCACGACATGCAGTGGGACTTCTGGACGCTGTCCCCCGAGTCGGCGCACCAGGTGACGTGGCTGATGGGCGACCGCGGGATCCCGCGCACGTGGCGGCACATGAACGGGTACAGCTCGCACACGTACCTGTGGGTCAACGCGGCCGGTGAGCGGTTCTGGGTGAAGTACCACTTCAAGACCGACCAGGGCATCGAGTTCTTCACGCAGCACGAAGCCGACCAGATGGCCAGCGCCGACACCGACTACCACACCCGAGACCTGTTCGAGGCCATCGAGCGCGGCGACTTCCCGAGCTGGACGCTCCACGTCCAGGTGATGCCGTTCGACGAGGCGGAGAATTACCGCTTCAACCCGTTCGACCTCACCAAGGTGTGGCCGCACGGCGACTACCCGCTGATCGAAGTCGGACGCATGACGCTCGATCGCAACCCCACCGATCATCACGCCGAGATCGAACAGGCGGCGTTCGAGCCCAACAACATGGTGCCCGGCATCGGCCCGAGCCCGGACCGGATGCTGCTGGGCCGCCTGTTCGCCTATGCCGACGCGCACCGCTACCGCATCGGGCCGAACTACAAGCAGCTGCCGGTGAACGCGTCGCACTCCCCCGTGCACAGCTACAGCAAGGACGGCTCGATGCGCTACACCAAGGTGTCGGACCCGGTGTACGCACCGAACTCGAAGGGCGGGCCGCGCGCGGACACCGACCGCTACGGCACGCCCGCGGGCTGGCACACCGCCGGTGACATGGTGCGTTCGGCCTACGTCGACCACGAGCAGGACGACGACTGGGGCCAGCCCGGCACGATGGTGCGTGAGGTTCTCGACGACGAGGCGCGCGAGCGGCTGGTGGACAACATCGTCGGCCACTTGCTCAACGGCGTCAGCGAACCCGTGCTGCAGCGGGCGTTCGAGTACTGGCGCAACGTGGACAAGGACCTCGGCGATCGCGTCGAGTCCGGCGTGCGCGCGAAGGCCGGGGAGAAGGACCCGAAGGCGGGCGAGCAGGGCAACCCGGCGAGGCGGGACATGCAACGGAAGGCTTGA
- the infA gene encoding translation initiation factor IF-1, which produces MAKTGIEVEGTVVECLRNATFRVELANGHRVLAHISGKIRRNYIKIMPFDRVLLELSPYDLDRGRILFRYRT; this is translated from the coding sequence ATGGCCAAGACGGGGATAGAAGTGGAAGGCACCGTCGTGGAGTGCCTTCGCAACGCGACCTTCCGCGTGGAACTGGCCAACGGGCACCGGGTGCTCGCCCACATCAGCGGGAAGATCCGGCGCAACTACATCAAGATCATGCCGTTCGACCGCGTCCTGCTCGAGCTGAGCCCGTACGACCTCGATCGAGGCCGGATCCTCTTCCGCTACCGGACCTAG
- a CDS encoding amidohydrolase family protein encodes MPLTADRTLFRNVSILDSTGAQPYPGDVLVDHDRISAVGTVDAAATEGARVVEGRGRTLMSGLCDAHTHFTWNNSADLDGLAALPVEEHLLFAVESARSYLDSGYTMCLGAASAKDRLDVVCRDAINAGRIPGPRYLANGPEIAVTGGELVKGITWFADGPDEMRKAVRRLIEIGVDQIKLSMTGEEITGTQRAEDTYMSDEEVAMAVTEAHRRGKRVCAHARSAESVKMCVRHGVDIVYHASFTDEEGMDLLEQAKDWVFVAPGVNWLIATLYEAADFGFPQEAAEAVGYKRELEKATAAMIEMHKRGIRVLPGGDYGFAWTPHGTYARDLQHFVERFEFTPMEAILAATAQGGEIMLRDGELGKVQPGYLADLLLVDGDPLADITVLQDKEKLNGIMKDGRFHKDPA; translated from the coding sequence GTGCCGCTCACCGCCGACCGGACCCTGTTCCGCAACGTGTCCATCTTGGACTCCACAGGTGCGCAGCCGTATCCCGGCGACGTGCTGGTGGACCACGACCGCATCTCCGCCGTCGGCACCGTCGACGCGGCCGCCACCGAAGGCGCCCGCGTGGTCGAGGGCCGGGGCCGCACCCTGATGTCGGGCTTGTGCGACGCCCACACCCACTTCACCTGGAACAACAGCGCCGACCTCGACGGGCTGGCCGCGTTGCCCGTGGAGGAGCACCTGCTGTTCGCCGTCGAAAGTGCCAGGTCCTATTTGGACTCCGGATACACGATGTGCCTGGGCGCGGCGTCGGCGAAGGACCGGCTCGACGTCGTCTGCCGCGACGCCATCAACGCCGGCCGGATCCCCGGGCCGCGCTACCTCGCCAACGGACCGGAGATCGCCGTGACCGGCGGGGAGCTCGTGAAGGGCATCACCTGGTTCGCCGACGGGCCCGACGAGATGCGCAAGGCCGTGCGCCGGCTCATCGAGATCGGCGTCGACCAGATCAAGCTGTCGATGACCGGCGAGGAGATCACCGGCACGCAACGCGCCGAGGACACCTACATGTCCGACGAAGAGGTGGCGATGGCCGTCACCGAGGCACACCGGCGCGGGAAGCGCGTGTGCGCCCACGCACGCAGCGCCGAGAGCGTGAAGATGTGCGTGCGCCACGGCGTCGACATCGTCTACCACGCGAGCTTCACCGACGAGGAGGGCATGGACCTGCTGGAGCAGGCGAAGGACTGGGTCTTCGTGGCGCCCGGGGTGAACTGGCTCATCGCGACGCTCTACGAAGCCGCCGACTTCGGGTTCCCGCAGGAGGCCGCCGAAGCCGTGGGCTACAAGCGCGAACTGGAGAAGGCCACGGCCGCGATGATCGAGATGCACAAGCGCGGCATCCGCGTGCTCCCCGGCGGTGATTACGGTTTCGCCTGGACCCCGCACGGCACGTACGCGCGAGACCTGCAGCACTTCGTCGAGCGCTTCGAGTTCACGCCCATGGAGGCCATCCTCGCGGCCACCGCGCAGGGCGGCGAGATCATGCTCCGCGACGGCGAACTGGGCAAGGTCCAGCCCGGCTACCTCGCCGACCTGCTCCTGGTCGACGGCGATCCGCTCGCGGACATCACGGTGCTGCAGGACAAGGAGAAGCTCAACGGCATCATGAAGGACGGCCGGTTCCACAAGGATCCCGCCTGA
- a CDS encoding alpha/beta fold hydrolase has product MKINGTDLAVEVDGSGPAVLLVHGLGGTGNFYQIQADALASGHQVIRVDAAGAGRSGLRDGITVESHADDLAAVLDELGVESAAVVAHSMGTLVARSFAARYPGKVTALALLGAVAEPAEAGRKAQHDRAAVLRSEGTAAVAPGVVANAVSEETRRERPEVAAFVRELVMRQDPEGYARNCEALAAATDPGPIDPALPLLLVTGADDKVGAPAVSEALAAAHGKATVEILPGVGHWTALEAAAEVTSLLLKFL; this is encoded by the coding sequence ATGAAGATCAACGGAACGGACCTCGCCGTCGAGGTCGACGGCAGCGGACCCGCCGTGCTGCTCGTGCACGGCCTCGGCGGCACCGGCAACTTCTACCAGATCCAGGCCGACGCGCTGGCCTCTGGCCACCAAGTCATCCGCGTCGACGCGGCGGGCGCCGGGCGATCGGGCCTGCGGGACGGCATCACCGTCGAGTCGCACGCCGACGACCTGGCTGCGGTGCTCGACGAACTCGGCGTCGAGTCCGCGGCGGTGGTCGCACATTCGATGGGTACGCTCGTCGCCCGCAGTTTCGCGGCGCGGTACCCGGGGAAGGTCACGGCGCTCGCGCTGCTCGGCGCCGTCGCTGAACCCGCCGAGGCCGGGCGCAAGGCGCAGCACGACCGCGCCGCTGTCCTGCGCAGCGAGGGGACGGCGGCGGTCGCACCCGGCGTCGTCGCCAACGCGGTGTCGGAAGAGACCCGGCGCGAACGGCCCGAGGTGGCGGCGTTCGTGCGGGAACTGGTCATGCGCCAGGACCCCGAGGGCTACGCCCGCAACTGCGAAGCCCTCGCCGCCGCCACCGACCCCGGGCCTATCGACCCGGCGTTGCCACTGCTGCTGGTCACGGGGGCCGACGACAAGGTCGGCGCACCCGCCGTGAGCGAGGCGCTCGCCGCCGCGCACGGCAAGGCGACCGTCGAAATCCTGCCCGGGGTCGGGCACTGGACCGCGCTGGAGGCCGCCGCCGAGGTCACCTCGCTGCTGCTGAAGTTCCTGTAA
- a CDS encoding GNAT family N-acetyltransferase, with translation MTTLDSLCVARVSRSCWHALDDDRVIGRGEVSRRPDGRPFLSIDVWRDDAFARLAEAMLPALPRPLYTMVDEREAGLTSHWRAAGFSVRRREWDCLIPTGPAEPSDVPVISPEEEPLSELDRVIREEVEATVGWQEMPAELVGPGVVDPSKYAVATNSGRYVGLIRVTQVQRLPRIGLIAVRADERRRGVARALLGHALGSLHERGIETASAELNESNAAALALFDGFGARRVGSNLELVLR, from the coding sequence GTGACTACCTTGGATTCTTTGTGTGTGGCCCGGGTGTCGCGCAGCTGCTGGCACGCGCTGGACGACGACCGGGTGATCGGCCGCGGAGAGGTTTCCCGGCGGCCCGATGGACGACCGTTCCTGAGCATCGACGTCTGGCGCGACGACGCGTTCGCCCGCCTGGCCGAAGCGATGCTGCCGGCATTGCCGAGACCGCTGTACACAATGGTCGACGAACGTGAGGCCGGCTTGACGTCCCACTGGCGGGCAGCCGGCTTCTCGGTCCGCCGCCGGGAATGGGACTGCCTGATCCCCACCGGCCCCGCGGAGCCGTCGGACGTGCCGGTGATTTCCCCCGAAGAAGAACCGCTGTCCGAGCTGGACCGCGTGATCCGCGAGGAGGTCGAGGCGACCGTCGGCTGGCAGGAAATGCCGGCCGAGCTGGTGGGCCCGGGCGTGGTGGACCCGTCGAAGTACGCGGTGGCAACGAACTCCGGCCGCTACGTCGGGTTGATCCGCGTGACGCAGGTGCAGCGCCTGCCGCGGATCGGACTGATCGCGGTACGCGCCGACGAGCGGCGGCGTGGTGTCGCGCGCGCGTTGCTCGGCCACGCATTGGGTTCGCTGCACGAGCGTGGCATCGAAACGGCGTCGGCGGAGCTGAACGAATCGAACGCCGCCGCCTTGGCGCTGTTCGACGGATTCGGTGCGCGCCGCGTGGGCAGCAACCTGGAATTGGTGCTGCGCTGA
- a CDS encoding SDR family oxidoreductase, which yields MTSLRNAVVLVTGANGGLGLEFVDQALARGAKRVYATARTPRKWDDERVVPLALDVTDEASVKAAAAAAADTTVVVNNAGVSGRQSLLTAPLADVRALYETNVLGALAVAQAFAPALAANGGGALVDIHSALSWLAKSGAYSSSKAALWQITNSLRLELAGQGTQVLGAHLGYTDTPMTKALTVDKEDPRDIVAAIYDGLAAGAHEVLADKTSREIKENLSGPLEALYPELAATV from the coding sequence ATGACTTCATTACGGAACGCGGTCGTCCTGGTCACCGGAGCGAACGGCGGACTCGGCCTCGAGTTCGTCGACCAGGCGCTCGCCCGCGGAGCGAAGCGTGTGTACGCCACGGCGCGCACCCCGCGCAAGTGGGACGACGAGCGCGTGGTGCCCCTCGCCCTGGACGTCACCGACGAGGCGTCGGTCAAGGCCGCCGCCGCGGCGGCCGCCGACACCACGGTGGTGGTGAACAACGCCGGCGTGAGCGGTCGGCAGAGCCTGCTGACCGCGCCGCTGGCCGACGTGCGCGCGCTGTACGAGACGAACGTCCTCGGCGCGCTGGCCGTGGCGCAGGCCTTCGCGCCCGCGCTCGCGGCCAACGGCGGCGGCGCGCTCGTGGACATCCACTCGGCGTTGAGCTGGCTCGCCAAGTCCGGCGCGTACTCGTCGAGCAAGGCGGCGTTGTGGCAGATCACCAACTCGCTGCGCCTGGAGCTGGCCGGCCAGGGCACGCAGGTGCTCGGCGCCCACCTCGGCTACACGGACACGCCCATGACGAAGGCGCTGACCGTCGACAAGGAGGACCCGCGCGACATCGTCGCCGCGATCTACGACGGCCTGGCGGCGGGTGCCCACGAGGTGCTGGCCGACAAGACGTCGCGCGAGATCAAGGAGAACCTGTCCGGCCCGCTGGAGGCGCTCTACCCGGAGCTCGCCGCCACGGTCTGA
- a CDS encoding ABC-F family ATP-binding cassette domain-containing protein: MGHLEVAHLDYSLPDGRPLLGDVSFRVGDGAVVALVGPNGAGKTTLLRLLSGELKPHGGTVTVSGGLGVMGQFVGSVRDDRTVRDLLVAVAPARIRAAAAAVDAAEEKILTVDDEPAQMQYAQALSDWAEVRGYEAETTWDVCTTAALGVPYEKARWRLVRTLSGGEQKRLVLEALLRGPDEVLLLDEPDNYLDVPGKRWLEGRLAETRKTVLLVSHDRELLARAAEKIVSVEPGPAGGDAWVHGGGFATYHEARRERFARYEELKRRWAEKHAQLKKLVLDMRQYAARSDEMASRYKAAKTRLRKFEEAGPPPEPPRQQDIRMRLRGGRTGLRAVTCEELELTGLMKPFSLEVFFGERVAVLGSNGSGKSHFLRLLAGGSVAHTGGWKLGARVVPGHFAQTHAHPELTGRSPVDVLWTEHAKDRGAAMAALRRYELERQGDQAFDRLSGGQQARFQILLLELGGATALFLDEPTDNLDLESAEALQAGLEAYQGTVVAVTHDRWFARTFDRYLIFGSDGVVRETPHPVWDERRVERAR; encoded by the coding sequence ATGGGTCACCTGGAGGTCGCGCACCTCGACTACTCGCTGCCCGACGGGCGGCCGCTGCTCGGCGACGTGTCGTTTCGCGTGGGCGACGGCGCGGTCGTCGCGCTGGTCGGGCCGAACGGAGCGGGGAAGACGACGTTGCTGCGCCTGCTCTCGGGTGAGCTCAAACCGCACGGCGGCACGGTGACCGTGTCGGGCGGGCTCGGTGTGATGGGCCAGTTCGTCGGGTCGGTCCGCGACGACCGCACGGTGCGCGACCTGCTGGTGGCGGTGGCACCCGCGCGGATCCGCGCCGCCGCGGCGGCCGTCGACGCGGCCGAGGAGAAGATCCTGACCGTCGACGACGAGCCGGCGCAGATGCAGTACGCGCAGGCGTTGAGCGACTGGGCCGAGGTCCGCGGCTACGAGGCCGAGACGACCTGGGACGTGTGCACCACCGCCGCCCTCGGCGTGCCGTACGAGAAGGCGCGGTGGCGGCTCGTGCGCACGCTGAGCGGCGGTGAGCAGAAGCGGCTGGTACTGGAGGCGCTGCTGCGCGGGCCGGACGAGGTGCTGCTGCTCGACGAGCCGGACAACTACCTCGACGTGCCGGGCAAGCGGTGGCTCGAGGGCCGGCTGGCCGAGACGCGCAAGACGGTGCTGTTGGTATCACACGACCGGGAGCTCCTCGCGCGGGCGGCGGAGAAGATCGTGAGCGTCGAGCCCGGCCCGGCCGGCGGCGACGCGTGGGTGCACGGCGGCGGGTTCGCCACGTACCACGAGGCGCGGCGAGAGCGGTTCGCCCGCTACGAGGAGCTCAAGCGGCGCTGGGCCGAGAAGCACGCGCAGCTCAAGAAGCTGGTGCTGGACATGCGGCAGTACGCGGCCCGCAGCGACGAGATGGCGTCGCGCTACAAAGCCGCGAAGACCCGGCTGCGCAAGTTCGAGGAGGCCGGCCCGCCGCCGGAACCGCCGCGGCAGCAGGACATCCGCATGCGCCTGCGCGGCGGACGCACCGGCCTGCGCGCGGTGACGTGCGAGGAGCTGGAGCTCACGGGGCTGATGAAGCCGTTCTCACTGGAGGTCTTCTTCGGCGAACGCGTCGCCGTGCTCGGCTCCAACGGCTCGGGCAAGTCCCACTTCCTGCGCCTGCTGGCCGGCGGCTCCGTCGCCCACACCGGCGGGTGGAAGCTGGGCGCCCGCGTCGTGCCGGGGCACTTCGCGCAGACGCACGCGCACCCGGAGCTGACGGGCCGGTCGCCGGTCGACGTCCTCTGGACCGAACACGCGAAGGACCGCGGCGCCGCGATGGCCGCGCTGCGCCGCTACGAACTGGAACGCCAGGGCGACCAGGCCTTCGACCGCCTGTCCGGCGGGCAGCAGGCGCGGTTCCAGATCCTGCTCCTCGAACTCGGCGGCGCCACCGCGCTGTTCCTGGACGAACCGACGGACAACCTCGACCTCGAATCGGCCGAAGCCCTGCAGGCGGGCCTCGAGGCGTATCAGGGCACCGTCGTCGCGGTCACCCACGACCGCTGGTTCGCCCGCACCTTCGACCGCTACCTCATCTTCGGCTCCGACGGCGTGGTGCGCGAAACCCCGCACCCGGTGTGGGACGAGCGGCGGGTGGAGCGCGCCCGTTAA
- a CDS encoding fumarylacetoacetate hydrolase family protein → MKLATFSTGSGDRVGLVTGTSAVHDVTDLVPGGTLLGAVEGWAEVGPVLTDQAAGRTPVPLTDVRLRAPFPTPRRNVFCVGKNYREHAAEFGRSGYDSPDRSEDLPARPILFSKATTAVVGPGADVDPHTGLTAELDYEGELAVIIGPGGRGIRREDAFAHVWGYTILNDVTARDLQRDHRQWLLGKSLDTHCPMGPYAVTADEVPDVTALELETTVNGEQRQHARVRDLIFDIPELIATLSAGLTLLPGDVLATGTPAGVGIGLDPPKFLASGDVIEIAITGLGVLRNRIA, encoded by the coding sequence ATGAAGCTGGCGACCTTCTCGACCGGGAGCGGTGACCGGGTCGGTCTCGTGACCGGAACGAGCGCCGTTCACGACGTCACCGATCTCGTACCGGGCGGGACGCTGCTCGGTGCCGTCGAGGGCTGGGCCGAGGTCGGTCCCGTCCTCACCGACCAGGCTGCGGGCCGCACCCCGGTTCCCCTCACCGACGTGCGGCTCCGCGCGCCGTTCCCCACGCCCCGGCGCAACGTGTTCTGCGTCGGCAAGAACTACCGCGAGCACGCCGCCGAGTTCGGCCGCAGCGGTTACGACAGCCCGGACCGTTCGGAAGACCTGCCGGCGCGGCCGATCCTGTTCTCCAAGGCCACCACCGCCGTCGTCGGGCCGGGCGCCGACGTCGACCCGCACACCGGGCTCACCGCCGAACTCGACTACGAGGGCGAGCTGGCCGTGATCATCGGGCCCGGCGGCCGCGGCATTCGCCGGGAGGACGCGTTCGCCCACGTGTGGGGCTACACGATCCTCAACGACGTCACCGCCCGCGATCTGCAGCGCGACCACCGCCAATGGCTGCTCGGCAAATCGCTCGACACCCACTGCCCGATGGGCCCGTACGCGGTGACCGCCGACGAGGTGCCGGACGTGACGGCGCTCGAGCTCGAAACCACCGTCAACGGCGAACAGCGCCAGCACGCCCGCGTGAGGGACCTCATCTTCGACATCCCGGAGCTCATCGCGACGCTCTCGGCCGGCCTCACGCTGCTGCCCGGCGACGTGCTCGCCACCGGCACCCCCGCCGGCGTCGGCATCGGCTTGGACCCGCCGAAGTTCCTCGCGAGCGGCGACGTCATCGAGATCGCCATCACCGGCCTCGGCGTGCTGCGCAACCGCATCGCCTGA